In bacterium 336/3, the following proteins share a genomic window:
- a CDS encoding pyridoxine 5'-phosphate synthase, with protein MTKLSVNINKFATIRNARGGNNPDIQKVTTDIQNFGAEGVTVHPRPDERHIRYQDVLDIAPLITTEFNIEGYPDRQWLDLVLKVKPTQATLVPDAPNVLTSNAGWDTIKHQSFLKEIVAELKNAGIRVSLFTDTSQETIEGAAKIGTDRIELYTEPYAHHFDQNPLNAVIPYKKAAEIAHSLGLGINAGHDLSLENLYYFHQSVPHLLEVSIGHALVCDALYLGLENTIQLYLRSLRS; from the coding sequence ATGACAAAACTAAGTGTAAACATCAATAAATTTGCCACTATCCGTAATGCAAGAGGGGGCAATAATCCTGATATTCAGAAAGTAACAACAGATATTCAAAATTTTGGAGCTGAGGGTGTTACAGTTCACCCACGTCCAGATGAAAGGCATATTCGTTATCAGGATGTTTTAGATATTGCTCCACTCATTACCACAGAGTTTAATATTGAAGGCTACCCTGATAGACAATGGCTTGATTTAGTTTTGAAAGTAAAACCCACACAAGCTACGCTTGTCCCTGATGCTCCCAATGTACTTACATCAAATGCTGGCTGGGATACTATTAAGCATCAAAGTTTTTTGAAAGAAATTGTGGCAGAATTAAAAAATGCTGGTATTCGAGTTTCATTATTTACAGATACCTCTCAGGAAACTATTGAAGGTGCTGCCAAAATAGGCACAGACCGAATTGAGCTTTATACAGAGCCTTACGCTCATCATTTTGATCAAAACCCATTGAATGCAGTAATACCTTATAAAAAAGCTGCTGAAATTGCTCATAGTTTAGGTTTAGGCATCAATGCAGGACACGATTTGAGTTTAGAGAATTTATATTATTTCCATCAGAGTGTGCCTCATTTATTAGAAGTCTCGATTGGGCATGCGTTAGTCTGCGATGCTTTGTATTTAGGCTTAGAAAATACGATTCAATTGTATTTGAGGTCTTTAAGAAGTTAA
- a CDS encoding RNA polymerase subunit sigma-24 encodes MKTVMNLSMAQKNSISITETVKKYSKKLFGFIRGKVKSSEDAEDILQDIWYQLSNIDPDNLENVNAWLHRVARNKVTDSYRKKTNELLEDYAYENEEGELNFKEILLLDDSNNPDLEFFKETFWRELMEALEELPEKQRQVFMMNEIEDLTLQEIADQTGENLKTIISRKQYAIKHLRNKLGYLYEELNY; translated from the coding sequence ATGAAGACCGTAATGAATTTATCAATGGCTCAAAAAAACTCCATATCCATCACCGAAACTGTCAAGAAATACAGCAAAAAGTTATTTGGATTTATTCGGGGTAAAGTAAAATCTTCGGAAGATGCCGAAGACATTTTACAAGATATTTGGTATCAGTTAAGCAATATAGATCCGGATAATTTGGAGAATGTAAATGCTTGGTTGCACCGAGTTGCTCGAAATAAAGTAACAGATAGTTATAGAAAGAAAACAAATGAACTTTTAGAAGATTATGCTTATGAAAATGAAGAAGGAGAGTTGAATTTTAAAGAAATACTTCTTTTAGATGATAGTAACAATCCAGATTTAGAATTTTTCAAAGAAACATTCTGGCGAGAGCTTATGGAGGCTTTGGAAGAATTACCTGAAAAACAAAGGCAGGTTTTTATGATGAATGAAATAGAAGACTTAACTTTGCAAGAAATAGCAGACCAAACAGGTGAAAATCTCAAAACAATTATCAGCAGAAAACAATATGCTATAAAACATCTGAGAAATAAGCTAGGCTATTTGTATGAAGAACTAAACTATTAA
- a CDS encoding fasciclin yields the protein MFSNMDSNKNIVTLASESAKTLAAAVKAAGLVETLEGKGPFTVFAPTDAAFSAIQKDVDSLLKPENKAKLTKTLTYHVVSGKHLAAELKDGQELTTVEGGKIRVSVKDGKVMVGDAHVSSADVAASNGVVHLIDKVLMPK from the coding sequence ATTTTTTCTAACATGGACTCAAACAAAAATATTGTAACTTTGGCTTCTGAAAGTGCCAAAACGCTTGCTGCCGCTGTAAAAGCAGCAGGATTAGTAGAAACTCTAGAAGGAAAAGGACCTTTCACAGTATTTGCACCAACCGATGCCGCTTTTAGTGCCATTCAGAAAGATGTAGATAGTTTATTAAAGCCTGAAAACAAAGCTAAACTTACTAAAACACTTACCTATCATGTAGTAAGTGGTAAGCATTTGGCTGCTGAACTCAAAGATGGACAAGAGCTTACTACTGTAGAAGGTGGGAAAATAAGAGTTTCTGTCAAAGATGGTAAAGTAATGGTTGGAGATGCCCATGTATCTTCAGCAGATGTTGCTGCATCTAATGGTGTGGTGCATCTTATTGATAAAGTATTGATGCCTAAGTAG
- a CDS encoding UDP-2,3-diacylglucosamine hydrolase, with translation MQSIELKPNQKIYFASDFHLGVPTLEKSQERERKIIRWLDSIKTDAQVIFLMGDIFDFWFEYKHAIPKGMIRFQGKLAELVDSGIQVVFFTGNHDMWLFDYFTKELGIPIYRKPLDVVIGNQTFYLGHGDGLGPGDRKYKILKKIFANPVCQWLFGFLHPNVGIGIAKYWSRHSRIQSTKKGEEHFLGEGEWLWTYTKEQEQKKHRDYYVFGHRHLPLDLKVGEKARYMNLGEWLHHCTYAVYDGKDLVLKTFEEN, from the coding sequence ATGCAATCCATAGAACTCAAACCCAACCAAAAAATATATTTTGCTTCTGACTTCCATTTGGGAGTACCTACACTTGAAAAAAGCCAAGAACGTGAACGAAAAATAATTCGTTGGCTCGACTCCATTAAAACGGATGCTCAGGTAATTTTTTTGATGGGTGATATTTTTGATTTTTGGTTCGAGTACAAACATGCCATCCCAAAGGGCATGATACGTTTTCAGGGAAAACTTGCTGAATTGGTGGATAGTGGCATACAAGTTGTATTTTTTACAGGAAACCACGATATGTGGCTTTTTGACTACTTTACAAAAGAATTGGGTATTCCTATTTACAGAAAACCTTTGGACGTAGTGATTGGAAACCAGACTTTTTATTTGGGACATGGTGATGGTTTGGGACCTGGTGATAGAAAATATAAAATCTTGAAAAAGATATTTGCCAATCCTGTTTGTCAGTGGTTATTTGGTTTTTTACACCCCAATGTGGGTATAGGAATTGCAAAATACTGGTCAAGACATAGCCGAATACAAAGTACCAAAAAAGGAGAAGAACACTTTTTAGGAGAAGGAGAGTGGCTTTGGACATATACCAAAGAACAGGAACAAAAAAAACACCGAGATTATTACGTTTTTGGACACAGACACTTGCCTCTTGACTTAAAAGTTGGTGAAAAAGCCAGATATATGAATTTAGGGGAATGGCTACATCATTGTACTTACGCTGTTTATGATGGTAAAGATTTGGTTTTGAAGACATTTGAAGAGAATTGA
- a CDS encoding molecular chaperone DnaJ (chaperone Hsp40; co-chaperone with DnaK; Participates actively in the response to hyperosmotic and heat shock by preventing the aggregation of stress-denatured proteins and by disaggregating proteins, also in an autonomous, dnaK-independent fashion), with protein sequence MAKRDYYEILGVARTATPEELKKAYRQLAIKYHPDKNPGNHEAEEKFKEAAEAYEVLSDTEKRKRYDQFGHGGLGAGGAGYGDFGGGMDMEDIFSRFSDIFGGGSGFESFFGGGGGRGATMRRGTNLRIKLKLTLQEVAEGSEKKIKVKRHVACKSCNGNGSKNGVSLQNCGTCGGTGQVRRVTNTMLGQMISTATCPTCEGTGKIISQKCDVCVGEGRVLEEEIIPIRVPAGVMEGMQLSIAGKGNYPQRGGQYGDLYVVIEEAEDEQLKRDGSNIIYDLYISFVDAALGASVEVPTIDGKVKIKIEPGTQSGKILRLKGKGVKDIQRYERGDQLVHINIWTPKKLTPDEKIILEKLRNSKNFMPSPDKSEKSFFEKMKEFFQ encoded by the coding sequence ATGGCAAAGAGAGATTATTATGAAATATTAGGGGTAGCACGTACAGCTACACCCGAAGAATTAAAAAAAGCATATCGCCAACTTGCTATCAAATATCATCCAGATAAAAACCCTGGTAATCATGAGGCTGAAGAGAAATTTAAAGAAGCTGCAGAAGCCTATGAAGTTCTTTCAGATACAGAAAAACGCAAACGTTATGATCAGTTTGGACATGGAGGTTTAGGAGCTGGTGGAGCTGGATATGGAGATTTTGGTGGAGGTATGGATATGGAAGATATTTTCTCTAGATTTAGTGATATTTTTGGCGGAGGGAGTGGTTTTGAAAGTTTTTTCGGAGGTGGAGGTGGAAGAGGTGCAACCATGAGAAGAGGAACAAATTTACGTATTAAACTCAAGCTTACCCTACAAGAAGTAGCTGAAGGTTCAGAAAAGAAAATAAAAGTAAAACGTCATGTAGCTTGTAAGTCATGTAATGGCAATGGTTCCAAAAATGGAGTTTCTCTACAAAATTGTGGAACTTGTGGAGGCACAGGGCAAGTAAGAAGAGTTACTAACACCATGCTTGGTCAGATGATAAGTACAGCCACTTGTCCTACTTGCGAAGGTACTGGAAAAATAATTAGTCAAAAATGTGATGTTTGTGTAGGTGAAGGACGAGTATTAGAAGAGGAAATCATTCCTATTCGTGTGCCTGCTGGTGTGATGGAAGGTATGCAACTTTCTATTGCTGGAAAAGGAAATTATCCTCAGCGTGGTGGACAATATGGAGATTTATATGTAGTAATTGAAGAAGCTGAAGACGAACAACTCAAACGTGATGGTAGCAATATTATATACGATTTATATATCAGTTTTGTAGACGCAGCTCTTGGAGCATCTGTAGAAGTTCCCACTATTGATGGTAAAGTGAAAATCAAAATAGAGCCAGGCACTCAAAGTGGCAAGATTTTAAGGCTTAAAGGAAAAGGAGTAAAAGATATTCAGAGATATGAGCGTGGTGATCAATTGGTACATATCAATATTTGGACACCAAAAAAATTAACTCCAGATGAAAAAATTATTTTAGAAAAACTCCGAAATTCTAAAAATTTTATGCCATCCCCAGATAAAAGTGAAAAAAGTTTCTTTGAAAAAATGAAAGAATTTTTTCAATAA
- a CDS encoding isoleucine--tRNA ligase: MYPEHKNLHYAEVANQILKFWKDNQVFEQSVTKREGKPTFTFYEGPPSANGTPGIHHVMARTIKDIFCRYKTLQGFQVHRKGGWDTHGLPVELQVEKMLGITKDDIGTKISVEAYNQKCRETVMMYTDQWNDLTEKMGYWVDLQNPYITYENTYIESLWFLLKEIYKKDLLYKGYSVQPYSPAAGTGLSSHELNYPGTYQDVSDTSVVAEFKVKHSEKSAFLFENTDEDVRILAWTTTPWTLPANCALAVGENISYVKVKTFNQYTFKAVSVVLAKDLLGKYFPEKAKELRLEEYKAGDKLIPFELVAEFKGKDLLEIRYEQLMPYVTNEDLEKNAFRVIAGDFVTTEDGTGIVHTASVFGADDFRICKQNNIPSVMVFDENDKEVPVVDKKGKFVKEVGSRLAESVKHFGIKTHKVYGENDFYVKNYLSEDETQENYKSTDVLISIILKQENKAFHVEKYSHSYPHCWRTGKPVLYYPLDSWFIKTTALKDRMVELNKTINWKPESTGSGRFGSWLENLVDWNLSRSRYWGTPLPIWRTENGDAEKCIGSLTELKTEIEKANQVLGLNQPTELPDLHRPYVDNVVLVSDSGEKMIRETDLIDVWFDSGAMPYAQWHYPFENQEIYKNAYPADFISEGVDQTRGWFFTLHAIAVMLFDSVAFKNVVSTGLVLDKNGEKMSKSKGNVVNPFETMEKYGADTTRWYMIENANPWDNLKFDLDGIVEVRNKFFGTLHNTYNFFALYANLDKFKPTGLKNQAFTELDRWVLSKLQTTILEVEKAFNEYEPTKAARTISDFVTEHLSNWYVRLSRKRFWVGEMNTDKQAAYETLFECLKVVAQMMSPIAPFYADFLYKNLVGSEGEEISIHLTNWQKADENLIDKDLEQKMDLAQNICSLTHALRKKEKLKVRQPLSRILIPVLNAHSKEQVTTVQELIKAEVNIKAIEYIDDTSGILVKSIKPNFKRLGEIYKTKMKEVTGIIQQFSQEDINKLEKEGLFEAQTSDGFITLTMEDVVVEAKEIAGWSVSSDKGLTVALDITLTDNLKQEGIARELVNRLQNLRKDKNLEVADKIKVQIQQASDEVNTALEKHKNYIAGEVQALSFELVPALNGNSEEVDMEDFVLKVNIEKV, translated from the coding sequence ATGTATCCTGAACACAAAAATCTCCATTACGCCGAAGTAGCCAATCAAATCTTGAAGTTTTGGAAAGACAATCAAGTATTTGAACAATCGGTAACAAAGAGAGAAGGTAAGCCTACATTTACCTTCTACGAGGGTCCTCCATCTGCAAACGGGACACCTGGTATTCACCACGTAATGGCTCGTACTATTAAAGATATTTTTTGTAGATATAAAACCCTTCAAGGCTTCCAAGTACACAGAAAAGGTGGCTGGGACACCCATGGTTTGCCTGTTGAATTGCAAGTAGAAAAGATGCTGGGCATCACAAAAGACGATATTGGAACAAAGATTTCAGTAGAAGCCTACAACCAAAAGTGTAGAGAAACAGTAATGATGTACACTGACCAGTGGAATGACCTGACTGAAAAAATGGGTTACTGGGTCGATTTACAGAATCCATATATCACTTACGAGAATACTTATATTGAAAGTTTGTGGTTTTTACTCAAAGAAATCTACAAAAAAGACTTGTTGTACAAAGGTTATAGTGTACAACCCTACTCGCCCGCTGCTGGTACAGGCTTGAGTTCTCATGAACTCAATTACCCTGGTACATATCAAGATGTGTCTGATACTTCTGTTGTAGCTGAGTTTAAAGTAAAACATTCTGAAAAATCAGCATTTTTATTTGAAAATACTGATGAAGATGTACGAATCTTAGCTTGGACAACCACCCCTTGGACTCTCCCTGCAAACTGTGCTCTGGCTGTTGGTGAAAATATCAGTTATGTAAAAGTAAAAACTTTTAATCAATATACATTCAAAGCTGTTTCGGTGGTATTAGCCAAAGATTTATTGGGTAAGTATTTCCCTGAAAAAGCTAAAGAATTACGCCTTGAAGAATACAAAGCAGGCGATAAACTGATACCTTTTGAGCTGGTAGCTGAGTTTAAAGGCAAAGATTTGCTTGAAATCCGTTATGAGCAGCTCATGCCTTATGTTACCAATGAAGATTTAGAAAAAAATGCCTTTAGAGTAATTGCAGGTGATTTTGTAACCACTGAAGATGGTACAGGTATTGTTCATACAGCTTCTGTATTTGGTGCTGATGACTTTAGGATTTGTAAGCAAAACAACATTCCTTCTGTCATGGTGTTTGACGAAAATGACAAAGAAGTGCCTGTAGTGGATAAAAAAGGCAAATTTGTAAAAGAAGTAGGCAGTCGTTTGGCTGAAAGTGTAAAGCATTTTGGTATCAAAACGCATAAAGTCTATGGCGAAAATGATTTTTATGTAAAAAATTATCTCTCTGAAGACGAAACCCAAGAAAATTATAAATCTACAGATGTTTTAATTTCCATCATTTTAAAACAAGAAAACAAAGCATTTCATGTAGAAAAATATTCGCACAGTTATCCACATTGCTGGCGTACTGGTAAACCTGTATTGTATTATCCTTTGGATAGCTGGTTTATCAAAACTACTGCCCTAAAAGACAGAATGGTGGAACTAAACAAAACAATTAACTGGAAACCTGAAAGTACAGGTTCTGGGCGTTTTGGTAGCTGGTTAGAGAATTTGGTGGATTGGAATTTATCCCGTTCACGTTATTGGGGTACACCTCTGCCCATCTGGAGAACAGAAAATGGTGATGCTGAAAAATGTATAGGTTCACTTACTGAACTCAAAACTGAAATAGAAAAAGCTAATCAGGTATTAGGCTTAAACCAACCTACAGAACTCCCTGATTTACATAGACCTTATGTGGACAATGTGGTTTTGGTTTCGGATAGTGGCGAAAAAATGATTCGTGAAACAGACTTAATAGATGTTTGGTTTGATAGTGGAGCTATGCCTTATGCACAATGGCATTATCCTTTTGAAAATCAGGAGATTTATAAAAATGCTTACCCTGCCGATTTCATCTCAGAGGGTGTTGACCAAACAAGAGGTTGGTTCTTTACACTTCATGCCATTGCAGTAATGCTTTTTGATAGCGTAGCATTCAAAAATGTGGTTTCTACAGGGCTTGTATTGGATAAAAATGGCGAGAAAATGTCCAAATCAAAAGGAAATGTTGTCAATCCTTTTGAAACCATGGAGAAATACGGAGCAGATACCACTCGTTGGTACATGATAGAAAATGCCAACCCTTGGGATAACCTTAAATTCGATTTGGATGGTATCGTGGAAGTAAGAAATAAGTTTTTTGGAACGCTTCATAACACCTACAACTTTTTTGCTCTTTATGCCAATTTGGATAAATTCAAGCCCACAGGTTTGAAAAACCAAGCATTTACCGAGCTTGACCGTTGGGTACTTTCTAAACTCCAGACTACTATTTTGGAAGTAGAAAAGGCATTTAACGAATACGAACCAACTAAAGCTGCTCGTACCATCAGCGATTTTGTTACTGAGCATCTTTCTAATTGGTACGTAAGGCTTTCTCGTAAACGTTTTTGGGTAGGTGAAATGAATACAGACAAACAAGCTGCCTACGAAACTTTGTTTGAGTGTTTGAAAGTAGTTGCTCAAATGATGTCACCAATTGCTCCGTTTTATGCAGATTTCTTATATAAAAATTTGGTTGGTTCTGAAGGTGAAGAAATTTCGATACATCTTACTAACTGGCAAAAAGCAGATGAAAACCTCATTGACAAAGATTTAGAGCAAAAAATGGATTTAGCTCAGAATATTTGTTCGCTTACTCATGCCTTACGTAAAAAGGAGAAACTTAAAGTTCGTCAGCCATTGAGCAGAATATTAATTCCTGTACTCAATGCTCATAGCAAAGAGCAAGTTACTACTGTTCAGGAGCTTATCAAAGCAGAAGTGAACATCAAGGCGATTGAATACATTGATGATACATCTGGAATTTTGGTAAAAAGCATCAAACCTAACTTTAAGCGTTTAGGTGAAATCTACAAAACCAAAATGAAAGAAGTAACAGGCATCATTCAACAGTTTAGCCAAGAGGATATCAATAAATTGGAGAAAGAAGGACTTTTTGAAGCTCAAACTTCTGATGGATTCATCACACTTACAATGGAAGATGTAGTAGTAGAAGCCAAAGAAATTGCAGGCTGGTCTGTATCAAGTGATAAAGGGCTTACTGTAGCTTTGGATATTACACTCACAGACAATTTGAAGCAAGAAGGTATAGCCAGAGAGCTTGTAAATCGTTTACAAAATCTAAGAAAAGACAAAAACTTAGAAGTAGCTGATAAAATTAAGGTGCAAATACAACAAGCTTCTGATGAAGTAAATACAGCTTTAGAAAAACATAAAAATTACATTGCTGGTGAAGTACAAGCTCTTTCTTTTGAACTTGTTCCTGCTCTTAATGGAAACTCTGAAGAAGTTGATATGGAAGATTTTGTATTGAAGGTCAATATTGAGAAGGTCTAA
- a CDS encoding urease-associated protein encodes MKIAFKPIRILKRVGIAILFFVTTLCTYALSAYTLSRMSVNAEPNTSKDISIYILTNGVHTDIVLPIKTNFIDWSEEIKFENTNSKDTAFQYVALGWGDRGFYLETPTWADLKFSTAFKAAFGLSKTAIHTTFYQELKEGKNCVKIKISANQYQKLIEYVKKSFKTDSENHFVCIQTDARYGKNDAFYEATGSYSLFHTCNTWTNNALKIAGQKACVWTPFDTGIFYHYQHN; translated from the coding sequence ATGAAAATAGCTTTCAAACCCATCAGAATTCTCAAAAGAGTAGGTATTGCGATTCTTTTCTTTGTAACAACGTTATGTACATATGCTCTTTCTGCCTATACGCTTTCAAGAATGAGTGTAAATGCTGAACCCAATACGTCTAAAGATATTTCGATTTATATTTTAACTAATGGCGTTCATACAGATATTGTATTGCCTATCAAAACAAATTTTATTGACTGGAGTGAAGAAATTAAATTTGAGAATACTAATAGTAAAGATACAGCATTTCAGTATGTAGCTTTGGGTTGGGGTGATAGAGGCTTTTACTTGGAAACGCCTACTTGGGCTGATTTAAAATTCTCAACTGCCTTCAAAGCTGCTTTTGGATTAAGTAAAACAGCCATCCATACTACTTTTTATCAAGAATTAAAAGAAGGAAAAAATTGTGTAAAAATTAAAATTTCAGCAAATCAATATCAGAAACTCATAGAATATGTAAAAAAGAGTTTTAAAACTGACTCTGAAAATCATTTTGTTTGTATCCAAACTGATGCAAGATATGGAAAAAATGATGCTTTTTATGAAGCTACAGGCAGTTATAGTTTATTTCATACTTGCAATACTTGGACAAACAATGCCCTGAAAATAGCTGGGCAAAAAGCTTGCGTCTGGACTCCCTTTGATACAGGAATTTTTTATCATTATCAACATAACTAA
- a CDS encoding multidrug ABC transporter ATP-binding protein codes for MNAIEIKNLGYQFSKDNVILQNISLCIPEGSIYGFLGPNGAGKTTTLRLILGLLKKQNGDISVLGKVLEKNRIEVLREIGSLIEMPSIYSHLTAKENLEIWRRIYQCPKNRIEEVLKLVGLENVGLKKTGQFSLGMKQRMGIAIALLHHPKLLILDEPTNGLDPNGMIEMRDLLKNLNKNYGITILISSHLLSEMEKMTTHIGVIHQGTMRFEGTLDEFFKLRSVSNNVRLRTNALAKATELLTNYAFSVQDNTIEVKIQNELEVASIVKMLVTHDIAVYEATTNQNNIETVFMNLIN; via the coding sequence ATGAATGCCATAGAAATTAAGAATTTAGGTTATCAGTTTTCAAAAGACAATGTTATTCTTCAAAATATTAGCTTGTGTATTCCTGAAGGGAGTATTTATGGTTTTTTAGGACCTAACGGAGCAGGTAAAACCACTACTCTTCGACTTATTTTAGGTTTACTTAAAAAGCAAAATGGAGATATTTCTGTTTTGGGTAAAGTTTTAGAAAAGAATAGGATAGAAGTATTGAGAGAAATAGGCTCTCTGATAGAAATGCCTTCTATTTATAGCCATTTAACAGCAAAAGAAAATTTGGAAATTTGGCGAAGGATTTATCAATGCCCTAAGAATAGAATAGAAGAAGTCTTAAAACTTGTTGGACTCGAAAATGTGGGTTTGAAAAAAACAGGACAGTTTTCTTTGGGAATGAAACAACGTATGGGAATTGCTATTGCCCTTTTGCATCATCCGAAACTACTTATTTTAGATGAACCCACCAATGGTTTAGACCCTAATGGGATGATAGAAATGAGAGACTTGTTGAAAAACCTGAATAAAAATTATGGAATAACTATCCTGATTTCAAGTCATTTACTTTCAGAAATGGAAAAAATGACCACTCATATTGGAGTGATTCATCAGGGCACAATGAGATTTGAAGGGACATTGGATGAGTTTTTCAAATTGCGAAGTGTGTCGAATAACGTTCGTCTCAGAACAAATGCTCTTGCTAAAGCAACCGAATTGCTTACAAATTATGCTTTTAGTGTACAGGACAATACAATTGAGGTGAAAATCCAGAATGAATTAGAAGTTGCTTCTATTGTAAAAATGCTTGTTACACACGATATAGCTGTTTACGAGGCAACTACAAATCAAAATAATATAGAAACGGTATTTATGAACCTTATAAACTAA
- a CDS encoding alcohol dehydrogenase, with protein MFKNFKSVNKCAYGRGSFAKLGEIISEKRHENQGYFLFLVDDYFQDKEEFKARIPAESNDVVEFIYTSGEEPKTSQIDEFRDRFLSQKGLPAGVIGIGGGSIMDIAKALSLMFTNEGSSVQYQGLNLIKKPGIYHVGVPTISGTGAEVSMTAVLTGPTKKLGLKCDWTVFDQIVLDPDLIASVPRNEWFYTGMDTYIHCVESMNGRLKNTFSEAYGYKAIELCKDVYINEGYGQTAVNDEKLMVASYFGGLSLTYSEVGVCHALSYGLSYVFGTRHCFANCVIFPHLGEYYPEGVKEFNEMVEKNNIFIPKNLSKDWTDAEIEKMIDVCWALTHMWKHAIGDDWEQKLTRQKLKELYLKM; from the coding sequence ATGTTCAAAAATTTTAAATCTGTTAATAAATGTGCTTATGGACGTGGTAGTTTTGCCAAATTGGGTGAGATTATTTCTGAAAAACGCCATGAGAATCAGGGGTATTTTTTGTTTTTGGTAGATGATTATTTTCAAGATAAAGAAGAATTTAAAGCAAGAATTCCTGCTGAAAGCAATGATGTGGTGGAGTTTATCTACACCTCTGGAGAGGAGCCTAAAACATCTCAAATAGACGAATTCAGAGATAGATTTTTATCTCAGAAAGGTCTTCCTGCTGGAGTAATTGGTATTGGTGGTGGAAGTATCATGGATATAGCCAAAGCCTTATCTTTGATGTTTACCAATGAAGGCTCATCAGTTCAGTATCAGGGACTTAATCTGATTAAAAAACCAGGGATTTATCATGTGGGTGTACCTACTATTTCGGGTACAGGTGCAGAAGTATCTATGACAGCTGTACTCACTGGACCTACCAAAAAATTAGGTTTAAAATGTGATTGGACAGTTTTTGACCAAATTGTTCTTGACCCCGATTTGATTGCCAGCGTACCAAGAAATGAGTGGTTTTATACAGGAATGGATACTTATATTCATTGTGTAGAATCTATGAATGGTCGCTTAAAAAACACATTTAGTGAGGCTTATGGTTACAAAGCCATTGAACTTTGTAAAGATGTGTATATCAATGAAGGTTATGGGCAAACTGCTGTCAACGATGAAAAACTGATGGTTGCTTCTTATTTTGGAGGATTAAGCCTTACTTATTCAGAAGTGGGAGTGTGTCATGCTCTTTCTTATGGGCTTTCGTATGTGTTTGGAACAAGACATTGTTTTGCAAATTGTGTGATATTCCCTCATTTAGGTGAATACTACCCAGAGGGTGTGAAGGAATTCAATGAAATGGTGGAGAAGAATAATATTTTTATCCCTAAAAATCTTTCTAAAGACTGGACTGATGCAGAAATCGAGAAAATGATTGATGTTTGTTGGGCACTCACTCACATGTGGAAACATGCTATTGGTGATGATTGGGAACAAAAGCTCACTCGTCAAAAATTAAAAGAATTGTATTTGAAAATGTAA
- a CDS encoding chemotaxis protein CheY — protein sequence MKINCIIVEDEPLAQERAKDYVNKVPFLELLGVFDNALEALGFLKNNTVDLLFLDINLGNFSGIQLLENATITSQVVFTTAYQEYALKGYELQVADYLLKPYTFERFVQAVSRVQELVGNKQESLTSQKKFIFVKTEYRLEKINLEDIIYIEGMDDYRQIHTTTKKIMTLQTFTDLEKEIPSNIVCRVHKSYMVAIGHIESIEKDRIKIGNKLIPISDSYRKDFFDLIK from the coding sequence ATGAAAATTAACTGTATTATTGTAGAGGATGAGCCTTTGGCTCAGGAAAGAGCAAAAGATTATGTCAATAAAGTTCCTTTTTTGGAGCTTCTGGGAGTATTTGATAACGCCTTAGAGGCTTTAGGTTTTTTGAAAAATAATACTGTTGATTTACTTTTTTTAGACATCAATCTGGGTAATTTTTCGGGTATTCAACTTCTTGAAAATGCCACTATTACAAGTCAGGTTGTTTTTACAACAGCGTATCAGGAGTATGCTCTCAAGGGTTATGAGTTGCAAGTTGCTGATTATCTGCTTAAACCTTATACATTTGAACGTTTTGTACAGGCTGTCAGTAGGGTTCAGGAGCTTGTTGGAAATAAACAAGAAAGCCTGACAAGTCAGAAAAAATTTATCTTTGTGAAAACTGAATATCGTTTGGAAAAAATTAATTTAGAGGATATTATCTATATTGAAGGCATGGATGATTATAGACAAATCCATACAACCACAAAGAAAATCATGACACTCCAAACATTTACAGATTTGGAGAAGGAAATACCTTCAAATATTGTTTGTAGGGTTCATAAATCGTATATGGTAGCTATTGGGCATATAGAATCCATTGAAAAAGACAGAATTAAAATAGGCAATAAACTCATTCCTATTTCGGATAGTTATCGAAAAGATTTCTTTGATTTGATAAAATAA